The genomic segment CTATTGACCACTTCCTGATCCGGGACGGGCCTAGCGATACAGCAGCGATTGGCCGTTGTGAAAGATGTGGATCTTTGAGGCCGTCGCAGTCAGCCGCAGTTTCTGCCCGCGCAAACCGTTGTGAATCCCTGGCAATTTGGCAATCAGTGGGTCTTTACCCTGACCAGACTTAAAGTAGAGCACCGTCACTTCGCCAAGCGCCTCTACGATATTGACGGTGGCCTCCATCACCCATTGGTGGGTTTTGGTCACCACCATATCCTCTGGCCGCACTCCGATATTGACGCTCAACCCCAGGTCACTGTCGCGGCTGGGCACGTTTGACGTCACCTCGCCACCCGTCGCAAGGCGCAGGGTTGTGATCTCACCAGTGCCGGTGATCTCGGCGGCAAACAGGTTCATCGCAGGTGATCCGATAAATTGGGCGACAAACTCGTTTTCGGGGCGCTCATACAGCTCTAGCGGTGTGCCCACCTGGGCAATGCCTTTGTTGGCCAGAACCACGATCCGATCCGCCAGGGTCATCGCCTCGACCTGATCGTGGGTGACATAGACCATGGTGCTGTCTGGCATCGCCTCTTTCAGTTGTGAAATCTCAATCCGGGTGGCGACGCGCAGCGCCGCATCCAGGTTCGAGAGCGGCTCGTCGAACAGATAGACCTTGGGGTCGCGCACGATAGAGCGGCCAATCGCCACCCGCTGGCGCTGGCCACCGGACAGGGCTTTTGGCAGCCGATCTAACAGCTCGTCCAGTTGCAGGGTCTTGGCGACCCTATCGATAGTGGCGTTGATTTCGGCCTTGGGCTTGCCTGCAATCTTCAGGGCAAATGCCATGTTGTCGCGCACCGTCATATGCGGATAAAGCGCGTAAGACTGGAACACCATGGCAATGCCGCGTTGTGCGGGGGGGATGTCATTCACCACCTGACCGTCGATTTCCAAACTCCCTGAGGAGATCTTCTCCAGTCCCGCAATCATCCGCAGCAATGTGGATTTGCCGCAGCCCGAGGGGCCGACAAAAACAATCAGCTCGCCGCTTTGAATGTCGAGATTGATGTTGTTGAGAACGTTAACCGTGCCGCCATAGGTCTTGGCAAGATCGGTCAATTTCAAATTGGCCATGTAGGTATCTCCCTTTACTCGTTCAGACCCGGCGCGCCAGACAGGGTTGCCAGACAGGGTTGCCATGGCTGTAAGCTCACCACATTGCCTGCTGAAATTTCCGCACTGCCCAGTTCCGCGCCGATCTGCAGCCAGTTGCCCTTGGGCAGGGTCAGTTGGCGGCGCCTGTCGCCAAGGTTGAAAGCACAAAATAGCGTTTCAGAGCCTTGGGTTCTGACAAAACTCAAAACCCCATCTGCGGATTTCATATCTGCCAGCTCACCTTTGATGAGTGCCGGGTTGGCGCGGCGCAATGCAATGGCGCGGCGATAATGGTGCAGGATCGCATCTGGATCGACGTCCTGCACCGCCACCGCCTGGGCCAGATGCTCTGCCCCCAACGGCAACCAGGGCTTGCCAGTTGTGAACCCGCCGCTGGAGTTTGATTTTTCCCAGACCATCGGCGTGCGGCAACCATCGCGGCCTTTGAACTGGGGCCAGAATTCAATGCCGTAGGGGTCTTGCAGGTCTTCAAAAGTGACGTCGGCCTCGCTCAGGCCCAGTTCCTCGCCCTGATACAGGCAGACGGTGCCGCGGAGGCACAGCATCATGGTGGTGAACAGGCGTTGCGCCGCTGGCGACAGATCCCAGCGCGAGGCGTGGCGCATCACGTCGTGGTTGGAGAAGGCCCAGCAAGCCCAACCGTCGGCGGCGACAGTGTTCAACCGGTCAAAGACCTCAAAAATGCGCGTCGCCGTCAACGGCGATTGCTCAAGAAATTCAAAGGCATAACACATGTGCACAAAATCGTCGCCAGCAGTGTACTGGCCTAGGATTTCCAGCCCAAGCTGGGCATCCCCCACCTCGCCCACTGCGGCTTTGTCGGGGTATTGATCCAGCAGGCTGCGGAACCGGCGCAGGAACTCCAGGTTCTCGGGCTGGTTTTTTGAGTACAGGTGCTGCTGGTGGTTATAGGG from the Parasedimentitalea psychrophila genome contains:
- a CDS encoding ABC transporter ATP-binding protein, whose protein sequence is MANLKLTDLAKTYGGTVNVLNNINLDIQSGELIVFVGPSGCGKSTLLRMIAGLEKISSGSLEIDGQVVNDIPPAQRGIAMVFQSYALYPHMTVRDNMAFALKIAGKPKAEINATIDRVAKTLQLDELLDRLPKALSGGQRQRVAIGRSIVRDPKVYLFDEPLSNLDAALRVATRIEISQLKEAMPDSTMVYVTHDQVEAMTLADRIVVLANKGIAQVGTPLELYERPENEFVAQFIGSPAMNLFAAEITGTGEITTLRLATGGEVTSNVPSRDSDLGLSVNIGVRPEDMVVTKTHQWVMEATVNIVEALGEVTVLYFKSGQGKDPLIAKLPGIHNGLRGQKLRLTATASKIHIFHNGQSLLYR
- a CDS encoding alpha-glucosidase, giving the protein MTNDAQITPQPIQTADPDWWRGAVIYQIYPRSFQDSTGDGIGDLLGIARRLPYIASLGVDAIWISPFFTSPMKDFGYDVSDYCDVDPMFGTLADFDVVVESAHRLGLRVMIDLVLSHSSDQHPWFAESRASRTNAKADWYVWSDPKPDGTAPNNWLSIFGGPAWQWDSRREQYYLHNFLTTQPDLNFHCAAVQDALLDATRFWLDRGVDGYRLDTINFYTHDKQLRDNPALPLELRNSTIAPSVNPYNHQQHLYSKNQPENLEFLRRFRSLLDQYPDKAAVGEVGDAQLGLEILGQYTAGDDFVHMCYAFEFLEQSPLTATRIFEVFDRLNTVAADGWACWAFSNHDVMRHASRWDLSPAAQRLFTTMMLCLRGTVCLYQGEELGLSEADVTFEDLQDPYGIEFWPQFKGRDGCRTPMVWEKSNSSGGFTTGKPWLPLGAEHLAQAVAVQDVDPDAILHHYRRAIALRRANPALIKGELADMKSADGVLSFVRTQGSETLFCAFNLGDRRRQLTLPKGNWLQIGAELGSAEISAGNVVSLQPWQPCLATLSGAPGLNE